A portion of the Candidatus Zixiibacteriota bacterium genome contains these proteins:
- a CDS encoding protein arginine kinase produces MQALFDDMAKRLSGWLSGKGEESMVVLSTRVRLARNVSDCIYPSAADPESREKIVNYFSSVYTRSEKLKRGRLLSASELEPLDRDFLVERHLMSPTFMPKPDHNSRGLFVSEDEQVSVMVNEEDHFRIQALAPGLSPDIAWQMAGDMDNEIGRFLKYDYDNDFGYLTACPTNVGTGMRASVLIHLPGLVITKDIERVLPKISKMGVVVRGFYGEGTDVLGNLFQVSNQTTLGVTEKEILEQITSVTRSIIEDEAKARERLLAEASNQIIDKIWRTYGILKHARVLTSEEVMNLLSAVRMGIAMGIINFIDIPLVNEILLLSQPAHLQKFFGREMNSDERDFVRAEMVRSKLN; encoded by the coding sequence ATGCAGGCGCTTTTTGACGACATGGCAAAGAGATTGAGCGGGTGGCTCTCCGGCAAGGGGGAGGAGAGCATGGTGGTGCTATCCACCCGGGTGAGGCTGGCGCGGAATGTCAGCGATTGCATCTACCCCTCGGCGGCCGACCCCGAATCGCGGGAGAAAATAGTGAACTACTTTAGCTCCGTCTATACCCGTTCGGAAAAACTGAAACGGGGCAGATTGCTCTCGGCCAGTGAACTCGAACCGCTCGACCGGGATTTTCTGGTGGAGCGGCATCTGATGTCCCCCACATTTATGCCCAAGCCGGACCACAACTCCCGCGGGCTTTTTGTCAGCGAGGACGAGCAGGTCTCGGTTATGGTCAACGAGGAAGACCATTTCCGCATTCAGGCTCTGGCGCCGGGCCTCAGCCCCGATATCGCCTGGCAGATGGCCGGGGATATGGATAATGAAATAGGCCGCTTCCTGAAGTATGACTACGATAACGATTTCGGATACCTCACCGCCTGCCCCACCAATGTCGGCACCGGCATGCGCGCCTCCGTCCTGATTCATCTGCCCGGACTGGTTATCACCAAAGATATTGAACGGGTTCTCCCCAAAATAAGTAAAATGGGAGTGGTGGTTCGCGGTTTTTATGGCGAAGGGACCGACGTCTTGGGGAATCTCTTTCAGGTCTCCAACCAGACCACTCTGGGAGTAACGGAAAAGGAGATTCTGGAACAGATTACCTCGGTTACTCGTTCTATAATCGAAGATGAAGCCAAAGCGCGCGAAAGATTGCTCGCCGAGGCGAGTAACCAGATTATAGACAAGATTTGGCGCACCTATGGCATCTTAAAACATGCCCGGGTGCTGACATCGGAAGAGGTGATGAATCTGCTGTCGGCGGTGCGGATGGGAATAGCGATGGGAATTATCAATTTCATTGATATCCCTCTGGTTAATGAGATTTTGCTGTTGTCCCAGCCGGCGCATTTGCAGAAATTTTTCGGGCGGGAAATGAACAGCGATGAACGGGATTTTGTTAGAGCAGAAATGGTTCGTAGCAAACTTAATTAG
- a CDS encoding ATP-dependent Clp protease ATP-binding subunit: MNEMFTELARKAIEYARDEAARLRHDYIGTEHLLLGLIRLGEGRAVEVINNLGLEIQDLKASIEEVVQPAGGTMTMGNLPLTARAKKTLEVSGQEARALKSKDIDTEHILLALLKDEEGVAAQVLSMYEIDYKEVYEELKNIQSGKPSAFKRKRKKSKTPALDHFGRDLTELARRGRLDPIIGREDEIERVSQILSRRKKNNPVLIGEPGVGKTAIVEGLAQRIVEGKVPQTLENKRVVTLDMASLVAGTKYRGQFEERLKAVMTEIINSKDVIIFIDELHTIVGAGGAEGSLDASNIFKPALSRGELQCIGATTLNEYRKYIEKDGALERRFQTVMVEQPSNDNTVKILKGLRPKYEEHHKLIISDDAIESAVKLSNRYISGKFQPDKALDVIDEAGSRAHLATFVKPQEFTEIEGDISRLQEDKEKAVKNQAFETAAQLRDELKFKREKLQEMKKQWEEQREKERITLREDDIAQVVSKMTGIPLFRLEEKESKRLLRMEEELKKRIIGQEEAISTITRAIRRARAGLGDPRRPIGSFIFLGPTGVGKTELARALAEFLFEDSESLIRIDMSEYMEKFAVSRLIGAPPGYVGYEEGGQLTEKVRRRPYSVVLLDEIEKAHPDVFNILLQLMDDGSLTDSFGRRVDFRNTVVIMTSNIGTRRIKDGKTVGFGAEQEDASYDTMKRKVTDELKKLFNPELLNRIDEIVIFHSLEIAHIKLIVDILVADVAKRLADKGISFTLSEDAREFLARHGYEPMLGARPLKRAIQKYLEDPLAEELLRGQYAGDCNLTIGADEEKLIFTFNDRPAMGERPERVAK; encoded by the coding sequence ATGAACGAAATGTTTACGGAATTAGCCCGCAAGGCGATCGAGTATGCGCGCGATGAAGCCGCCCGGCTTCGTCACGACTACATCGGGACCGAGCACCTCCTGTTGGGGCTGATTCGCCTTGGTGAAGGACGGGCGGTTGAGGTTATCAACAACCTGGGACTGGAAATCCAGGACCTCAAGGCTTCCATCGAGGAAGTGGTGCAGCCGGCCGGCGGTACCATGACCATGGGGAATCTTCCCCTGACCGCGCGCGCCAAGAAGACCCTGGAAGTTTCCGGACAGGAAGCGCGGGCGCTCAAATCCAAGGATATTGACACCGAACATATCTTGCTGGCGCTGCTCAAGGACGAAGAAGGTGTTGCCGCCCAGGTTCTTTCGATGTACGAAATCGACTATAAAGAAGTCTATGAAGAGTTGAAGAATATTCAGAGCGGCAAACCGTCGGCGTTCAAGCGCAAACGGAAAAAGTCAAAAACCCCGGCCCTGGACCATTTTGGCCGCGACCTGACCGAACTGGCTCGCCGCGGAAGGCTCGACCCGATTATCGGACGCGAGGATGAAATCGAGCGGGTCAGCCAGATTCTTTCCCGGCGCAAAAAGAACAATCCGGTCCTTATTGGGGAGCCGGGGGTCGGCAAAACTGCTATCGTGGAAGGGCTGGCGCAGCGGATAGTCGAGGGCAAAGTGCCGCAGACTCTGGAAAACAAGAGAGTGGTCACGCTCGATATGGCTTCGCTGGTTGCCGGCACCAAATATCGCGGGCAGTTCGAAGAACGTCTCAAAGCGGTCATGACCGAAATCATAAATTCCAAAGATGTCATTATCTTCATTGATGAACTTCATACCATCGTCGGCGCCGGCGGCGCCGAGGGCTCTCTTGACGCCAGCAATATATTTAAGCCGGCCTTGTCGCGCGGGGAACTTCAGTGTATCGGCGCCACCACCCTCAACGAGTACCGCAAGTATATCGAGAAGGATGGCGCCCTGGAGCGTCGTTTCCAGACCGTCATGGTGGAGCAGCCCTCTAATGATAATACTGTGAAGATTCTCAAGGGTCTCCGCCCCAAATATGAAGAGCACCATAAACTGATTATCTCCGATGATGCCATCGAATCGGCGGTGAAACTTTCCAACCGCTATATCAGCGGAAAATTCCAGCCGGACAAGGCGCTGGATGTCATTGATGAGGCCGGAAGCCGCGCCCATCTGGCGACTTTTGTCAAACCGCAGGAGTTCACCGAAATAGAGGGCGATATTTCTCGTCTTCAGGAAGATAAAGAAAAAGCGGTCAAGAACCAGGCTTTCGAAACGGCGGCGCAGCTTCGCGATGAACTGAAATTCAAACGCGAAAAACTGCAGGAGATGAAAAAGCAGTGGGAAGAGCAGCGGGAAAAAGAGCGGATAACCCTGCGCGAAGATGACATCGCCCAGGTGGTCTCGAAAATGACCGGTATCCCCCTGTTCCGTCTTGAAGAGAAGGAATCCAAACGGCTGCTGCGGATGGAAGAAGAGCTGAAGAAACGTATTATCGGTCAGGAAGAAGCGATATCCACCATCACCCGCGCCATTCGTCGCGCCCGCGCCGGACTGGGCGACCCCCGTCGTCCTATCGGCTCCTTCATCTTCCTCGGACCGACCGGTGTCGGCAAGACCGAACTGGCCCGCGCCCTGGCTGAGTTCCTCTTTGAGGATTCCGAATCGCTGATTCGAATCGATATGTCAGAATATATGGAGAAATTCGCCGTCTCCCGTTTGATTGGCGCCCCTCCCGGATACGTTGGATACGAAGAGGGGGGACAGTTGACCGAAAAGGTCCGCCGTCGTCCCTATTCTGTAGTACTGCTGGATGAAATCGAAAAAGCGCACCCCGATGTTTTCAATATTCTCCTGCAACTAATGGATGACGGCTCCTTGACCGATTCTTTCGGTCGGAGAGTCGATTTCCGCAACACCGTAGTTATAATGACCTCTAATATCGGCACCAGAAGAATCAAAGACGGCAAGACTGTCGGATTCGGCGCCGAGCAGGAAGATGCCTCCTACGACACGATGAAGCGGAAAGTGACCGATGAACTTAAAAAACTGTTCAATCCGGAACTGCTCAACAGGATTGATGAAATCGTCATCTTCCACTCGCTGGAAATCGCTCATATCAAACTGATTGTAGATATTCTGGTGGCGGATGTTGCCAAACGCTTGGCTGACAAGGGAATAAGTTTCACCTTAAGCGAGGATGCGCGGGAGTTTCTGGCGCGCCACGGCTACGAGCCGATGCTTGGTGCGCGGCCTCTCAAACGGGCTATTCAGAAATATCTGGAAGACCCGCTGGCTGAAGAACTCCTCCGCGGGCAGTACGCCGGCGACTGCAATCTGACTATCGGCGCCGATGAGGAGAAACTGATTTTCACCTTCAATGACCGTCCCGCCATGGGTGAAAGACCTGAGCGAGTCGCCAAGTAA
- a CDS encoding UvrB/UvrC motif-containing protein produces MNCQDCNIKPAEVHITQIVNNEKVVLALCKDCAAKRGFHSPLENKSFPLAAFLHHKFSQRSEPVADLKCPRCGLTFEEFTQQGRFGCGTCYQAFRSQLEPMLRKIHGSSLHKGKLPVSDISTEHSIKEEERLESELKKAIEGEDFERAAELRDKLRTVRESDLTHKAE; encoded by the coding sequence ATGAATTGCCAGGATTGCAATATAAAGCCGGCGGAAGTCCATATAACTCAGATTGTCAACAATGAAAAAGTGGTTCTGGCACTCTGCAAGGACTGCGCCGCCAAAAGAGGATTCCATTCGCCGTTGGAAAATAAATCGTTCCCGCTGGCGGCTTTCCTTCATCACAAATTTTCCCAGCGAAGTGAGCCGGTCGCCGACTTAAAATGCCCGCGCTGCGGCTTGACCTTTGAAGAGTTCACGCAGCAGGGGCGATTCGGATGCGGCACCTGTTACCAGGCGTTTCGGTCACAACTGGAGCCAATGCTTCGTAAAATACATGGCTCCTCCCTGCATAAGGGGAAACTGCCTGTCTCCGATATCAGCACGGAGCATTCGATAAAGGAGGAAGAGCGGCTCGAGTCGGAATTGAAAAAAGCGATTGAAGGTGAAGATTTCGAGCGCGCCGCCGAATTACGGGATAAATTGCGGACAGTGCGGGAATCAGATTTGACTCACAAGGCGGAATAA
- the rpmA gene encoding 50S ribosomal protein L27: MAHKKGVGSSRNGRDSNGQRLGVKAYSGEAVPAGTIIVRQRGTKILPGLNVGCGKDDTLFAKITGVVRYSRKGKDKKIVSILE, translated from the coding sequence ATGGCTCATAAGAAAGGTGTAGGTTCCTCCCGCAACGGCCGCGACAGCAACGGGCAGCGGCTGGGAGTGAAAGCATATTCGGGTGAAGCGGTTCCGGCCGGCACCATTATTGTCCGTCAGCGCGGCACAAAAATCCTTCCCGGGTTAAATGTCGGCTGCGGCAAGGATGATACTCTTTTTGCCAAAATTACCGGCGTGGTCAGGTACAGCCGCAAAGGGAAAGATAAGAAGATTGTTTCGATACTGGAATAG
- a CDS encoding HD domain-containing phosphohydrolase, with amino-acid sequence MSLLLPKIGTETKYLPIYLESLRVDTILNFDLYIKISGEMVLYRSADLPFTERTRQKLLDNKVSRLYVNSKAKAKYQKYIEQNLDKILLDKEIPEEKKAGILYETSKSLMKDVLENPQYGENIQRSKTMVENQVGFILRGQEAFHSLLRISSFDYYTYTHSVNVCTFAIALAQQLGRKDEQYLHDLGIGALLHDVGKSKISERILNKRTALSPMEFEIMKKHPKWGVEILTSTDMIEAASYYPVLQHHERGSKSGYPNGLALDEMHEFSRIVAIVDTFDAMTTQRVYQGAMETFPALKVMFALKGDYDEEMLRAFAELMGPTGLASI; translated from the coding sequence ATGTCGTTACTCTTGCCGAAAATAGGGACGGAAACCAAATATCTGCCTATCTACCTGGAATCGCTGCGGGTCGATACTATCCTCAATTTTGACCTCTATATCAAGATAAGCGGCGAGATGGTTCTTTACCGCTCTGCCGACCTTCCCTTCACCGAGCGAACCCGCCAGAAACTTCTCGACAACAAAGTAAGCCGCCTTTATGTAAACTCCAAGGCGAAAGCCAAATACCAGAAATATATCGAGCAGAATCTCGACAAGATATTGCTGGACAAGGAGATTCCTGAAGAGAAAAAAGCCGGCATTCTCTATGAAACCTCCAAATCGCTGATGAAGGATGTGCTGGAAAATCCGCAGTACGGCGAGAATATTCAACGTTCCAAGACAATGGTGGAAAACCAGGTGGGGTTTATCCTGCGGGGACAGGAGGCGTTTCATTCCCTTTTGAGAATCAGTTCTTTTGATTACTATACCTATACTCATTCGGTCAATGTCTGCACCTTTGCCATTGCCCTTGCCCAGCAACTGGGGCGTAAGGATGAGCAGTATCTTCACGACCTCGGCATCGGGGCGCTTCTGCACGATGTCGGCAAATCGAAGATATCAGAGCGGATTTTGAACAAGCGGACCGCCCTCTCCCCGATGGAATTCGAGATCATGAAAAAGCACCCGAAGTGGGGGGTCGAAATACTTACCTCCACCGATATGATAGAGGCGGCGTCATATTATCCGGTTCTGCAGCATCATGAGCGGGGCTCCAAGAGCGGTTATCCCAATGGGCTCGCTCTGGATGAGATGCATGAGTTCAGCCGGATTGTCGCGATTGTCGATACCTTTGACGCCATGACCACGCAGCGTGTCTATCAGGGAGCGATGGAGACCTTCCCGGCGCTGAAAGTGATGTTTGCGCTCAAGGGGGACTATGATGAGGAGATGCTGCGGGCATTCGCCGAATTGATGGGTCCGACCGGGCTTGCCAGCATCTGA
- a CDS encoding DMT family transporter: MPLLGEFAALTTAFLWSFTSLFFTSASRRIGAYWVNKLRIPFAVVFLGTTLLISTGTLFPDVISSRSAFFLIASGVIGLSIGDFFLFSAFVMLGTRLTMLVFSVSPIITALIAWIFLGETIGIWGLTGIGLTLTGVAWVSLERRVEVGAPTKDDARKKGLGLLMALGGASGQAIGLVLAKAGMSEGVTPLPATFIRMLSAAVAVWLFGLLRRDSRELATVIKNRRAILLALGGSVCGPFLGVWMSLVSIKHTETGIAAAIMATVPVLVIPLVILVYKEKVSARAFIGAVVTVGGIFLLFLK; encoded by the coding sequence ATGCCGCTTTTGGGAGAGTTTGCCGCCTTAACCACCGCTTTTCTCTGGTCGTTTACGTCTCTGTTCTTCACCTCGGCCAGCCGCCGCATCGGCGCCTACTGGGTTAATAAACTCCGTATCCCTTTTGCCGTCGTTTTTCTGGGAACGACATTACTAATCTCGACCGGGACCCTCTTCCCCGATGTTATTTCATCCCGTTCCGCCTTCTTCCTTATCGCCAGCGGTGTAATCGGGCTTTCGATTGGCGACTTTTTTCTCTTCAGCGCTTTTGTTATGCTCGGCACGCGCCTGACCATGCTGGTCTTCTCGGTTTCACCGATAATAACGGCCCTGATAGCCTGGATTTTCCTGGGCGAGACCATCGGTATTTGGGGATTGACCGGTATCGGCTTGACCCTGACCGGGGTGGCGTGGGTATCCCTGGAGCGGCGCGTGGAAGTCGGCGCGCCGACTAAGGACGACGCTCGAAAGAAAGGGCTCGGATTATTAATGGCGCTGGGGGGAGCCTCCGGGCAAGCGATTGGATTGGTGCTGGCGAAAGCCGGCATGTCCGAAGGGGTAACTCCTCTGCCCGCGACATTCATTCGGATGCTCTCCGCCGCAGTTGCGGTCTGGCTCTTTGGACTTTTGCGCCGAGACTCCAGGGAACTGGCAACTGTAATAAAGAATCGTCGGGCGATTCTTCTTGCTTTGGGCGGGTCAGTCTGCGGACCTTTCCTGGGGGTCTGGATGTCGCTGGTCTCAATCAAGCATACCGAAACCGGAATCGCCGCCGCCATTATGGCAACTGTTCCGGTTCTGGTGATACCGCTGGTAATATTAGTCTATAAGGAAAAAGTCTCGGCGCGGGCGTTTATCGGGGCGGTAGTGACTGTGGGCGGTATCTTCCTGCTTTTCCTGAAATAA
- a CDS encoding ABC transporter ATP-binding protein: MSELDSAGNNCLLDARGISREFQTSEGPLEVLRGIDLQVYQGDMMAVVGESGVGKSTLLHILGGLDRPDSGEITLMGESILERNEAELALFRNRHVGFVFQHHYLLEDFTALENVMMPSLIAGHSVTEASRRAEQLLAEVGLSDRMKHRPRQLSGGEQQRVAVARALVNEPGLVIADEPSGNLDLKNGEKLHKLLSQLNISRGTTFLLATHNLDLARSCRKMVMLEYGRVKEIVVN; the protein is encoded by the coding sequence GTGTCAGAATTGGACTCGGCCGGAAACAACTGTCTTCTGGATGCCCGGGGAATCAGCCGCGAATTTCAGACTTCTGAAGGGCCTCTGGAAGTTTTGCGGGGGATTGATCTTCAAGTCTATCAAGGAGATATGATGGCTGTTGTGGGGGAATCCGGCGTTGGGAAATCGACCCTCCTGCATATTCTGGGCGGCCTCGACCGGCCCGACAGCGGTGAAATTACCCTTATGGGAGAGTCGATTCTGGAGCGGAATGAAGCCGAGTTAGCGCTCTTTCGCAATCGTCATGTCGGTTTTGTTTTCCAGCATCATTATTTACTGGAAGATTTCACTGCTTTGGAAAATGTAATGATGCCGTCCCTTATTGCGGGACATTCGGTTACAGAAGCCTCCCGCCGCGCGGAACAACTTCTGGCGGAGGTCGGTTTATCTGATAGGATGAAGCATCGTCCGCGGCAGCTTTCAGGTGGTGAGCAGCAAAGGGTTGCGGTGGCAAGAGCCCTGGTGAATGAACCGGGATTGGTGATAGCGGATGAGCCATCGGGGAACCTTGACTTGAAAAATGGGGAAAAACTGCATAAACTGCTTAGCCAGCTCAATATTTCGCGCGGAACCACCTTTCTTCTCGCCACGCACAATTTAGATTTAGCGCGAAGCTGCCGAAAAATGGTTATGCTGGAGTACGGTCGAGTTAAAGAAATTGTCGTGAATTAG